The following DNA comes from Seriola aureovittata isolate HTS-2021-v1 ecotype China chromosome 15, ASM2101889v1, whole genome shotgun sequence.
GTCGCTCACTCTGAATCCCCTACTTATGTTGATCTCAGGCAACATGCTGAGTCAACTCGATGAGGTGAAGACAGTCAGCGTGCTTCCAGCCGACCCGCTCCTGCCCCACGAAGAGAGCCTGGTCGGccctgaggaagaggaggaggaggaggaggaggggggcccCCCTGCAGCTCAGCCGGGCCCCAAGAGAGGGCCAGGCCGAGGGAGGAGATCCAAGGGACGCAGGCCTGGAGCCACAGCTACTACAAGCAAAAGCAAAGGTGAGAATAAACAGTTcaaaaagtctttgttttgaTATGTTCTGGAGCAGTTGATTGGTTGTTGTTGGAAAATGTGGCTATCATGTTGAGAGGTGTCTGAACAGTTGTAAAGGAGCCAATGTATCAACATGTGTTGTTGCATGTTTCACACTATTTTGAGCTGAACAAGTTGCAACAGGTTCAGGCACATTCTGCAGAGACAGACGGAGCAGGtgtatgaccaaatacctgcaacactaatgacattcccatcagcctcagctggtctttgtgtttagtgctaagtagaaaatgttagcatgctaacacgctaaactaatGCGAACGTGATAAACATCATACCTGGGCTCAATTTGACCCTTATTACCATCTGATGCCACATCTACTGTAGATCTCTCTTTGACATTGGATTCCTGATGTGTGCAGATGTGAAGCCCCCGGTGGAGTCGTCAGAGCCGGTGGCCTCAGAGGccacagcagaagaagaagagagtgcTCCAGAGAGCGGGCCCGTCCTGAAGAGACACAAATCCAGAGAGCACAAGAGGGTGTACCGCTGCTCTCTCTGCAACAAGGTCTTCCAGAACAGCAGCAATCTCAACAGACACATCCGATCTCATGGTACGTGAAGTCGAAGTCATCATCTCTTAGTGCAAAATCACACAATTCAAATAAACGGATATTAAAGTTTCCTTCATGTACGTCCTCTCAGGTGACAAGCTGTTCAAATGTGACGAATGCGACAAGTTGTTCAGTCGCAAGGAGAGTCTGAAGCAGCACATCTCTTACAAGCACAGCAAGAACATGGTGGGTAACGCTCCAGCCTGTCACCTCAGGGGTTTGTGCTGACTCTGCTGGTTAATCTGATCTTTTCATGTGCACCGACAGCCTGACCAGGagtacaaatacaaatgcaaCACGTGTGAGAAATCCTTCCGCCTGGAAAATGCCTTAAAGTTCCACAACTGCCGCACAGGTAGCACAAAGCAcctagttttttgttttttttcaactttttattttgtttgatatgAAATTATTCCTGATCACATTCCTACCAGGTCTTATCCTGTTTTGATCgatttcatcttcctctcccgCCAGACGACAAGACGTTCCAGTGTGACATCTGCTCGCGCTTCTTCTCCACCAACAGTAACCTCTCCAAGCACAAGAAGAAGCACGGCGAGAAGCTCTACTCCTGCGAAATCTGCAACAAGATGTTCTATCGCAAAGACGTGATGCAGGAGCACCACAGGAGGCACGGTGTGGGTGAGTCAGACCAGAGCACAGAGCCATTGTTCTGTCATGACTTGTTTATACACTGTTCTGTTAACAGTAAGGGAAATGTAGAAGGAAATGTCGTACCTCGTGTTTTAGATGACATAGGACGTTGTTTTGATCATGGAGATGGAGAGCTGTAGGCTTGATCAAAACCAGCATCATAAATAGGCTGAGCTCTAAAGGACCAGTCTGAAGtgtgtagaggtgtgtgtgtgtgtgtgtgtgtgtgtatgtgtgcgtgtgtgtgtgcatgtagttATTTTGTAGCAGCCCTGTGTCATTTGCACGTGATTTAACGACAGCAAAGACAGCGAACTGACGCTGCCTTCAGAGGCTGCGCGGATTTAATGAACTGAAGAGATGATTttcatatcataaaaaatacattaatcatgttcatttataaatcaaTGCAGACTGATTTCCTGCCTAAATCACATTAAACATTAGTATTACTTATTAACATTAAATGCATCTACTGGTGTGAGGGGTGTGTCATTCAAAtagtttctttatattttaagaATTCTTTCATTATTGCTGCACATCTGCTGCAACTATTTAGATTTCTTGTTGGTAAAATCACCAGATTTCCAGTGGAGTGGCATTGcgtcagaaacagaaacatctgctCTCAGAGTCTAAGAAGTCCACACAGTCAGGGAAATAACAAGCTGTTGATTCTCTGGAATTTGCGCCGccacaaaaaacatcttttagAAAAACATGGTACTGGATATAAAAAGTAGAAAGAACTTTGCTCAAGTTAATTTAGTTCTGTTTATCACAGACAGATGATTGGACAAAAATGGATGTTTCTGTGCAGGAAGTTGAGTGTATATGACAGAAGTCtaattcatgtaaaaaaaaaacagtatctaCGACACGcttataaaaactaaaacaaaactatGGAGAGCTCCAGCTCAAATACACCTTTAGTTGCATGTCACTGTATGTCTTCTATGATTTAAACCCATAATGCATCTGTACAGGACCAAAGCACATGAAGCgagaggagctggaggccaATGGAGAAGAAGGGACCAAGTACAGGAAGGAGCCGTCACCCTGTCCCATCTGTGGCAAGGTGAGCAATCTGCACAGCAGGTCAAATACCTGCACACATGTCCAGGTGACGCGATCAGTGACGTGCGTGCTTTGTGTGCACAGGTGTTCTCCTGCAGGAGTAACATGAACAAGCACCTGTTGACTCACGGTGATAAGAAGTACACCTGTGAGATCTGCGGCCGCAAGTTCTTCCGCGTGGACGTCCTTCGGGATCACATCCACGTTCACTTCAAGGTGAGTCGGTGGGGACTTTTCCACTCTGATACTGAATCTGCAACAAGCTCAGCAGCTGACTCAGTCAAAACTGCATGAAAACCTTTTaactgcacatactgtatttgcttCGTACTGTTATATTCAGCATGTTGTTATCGATGCATCCTGTTTTAAAACATGTGCGATGCCCGTCCTGTCTCGTCAGCACCTTTCAGTGCTTTAGCTGCATGAACCCACGAGCTGGCAGCTTTCTGTTCTGTCGCCAAACCATGACTCAGAACTAGTTGCAACAAAATCAAGGATTTACAGGAGGAAAACTTACAGCCCAGTGTGCagaaatcagaatcagaaatactttattaatcccctGCGGGAAATTGTTGTGTtgcaatggggggggggggatttcaCAACTAGACGCTTGGTCCCAATTTTCTCAGGGATATTGTTGTTTCAGGACGATTTAAAGTGAAGAAATACGCTATTTCTTCTGCACTGTAACTTTGCTCTGGCCAGTTATATTTGCTCTACAACAGCTCCACTCCCTGTTAAACTGTAGGACAGTCACATCACAACACGAAGGTAGAAAGGCCTTGCTAGGACTTTCACAAAATAAAGATCAAACAAATTCGACATGAATTGGTCATTTCGAATTCGTTTTCCCTGTGCACTCGCGCCCCCTCCCCTAAAACACCACATCGCGTCGTTTTCGTTATGCCTGTCACTTTGACCTTGCTCTATATAAAAGTCTCAAAGTGCTTCAGCAACATTGAACACTCAATAtgatggaaaataataaaacgTGTCACATCACTTACAACAGGAAGGAGCTCCAGAAGCTTTGGACCTAAAAGGTAGCAAGGTAAAACATGGAACCGAGCCAGTAGAACGGTCCGGCTTACTACCTCATATTATTTGCCAGAAACACAAGTCTATCAACATGATCGGGATCAATAGCTGCTCTTATAGAGACTGCAACCTACATTTCCAACAGGTCATTACAGCTCGAACATGAACTTTTCACCCCACGTTCAAGCAACTGTTcgaatttcaaataaaaagtgacagccctaTGCCTTACACATGTTTAACCATCAAGTTTACTAGCTCACAGAAAGGACTGCAGCACCAGCTTCCCGCTCTAATGACACATTagatttaaattaataaaaagaattcaaaactttaaagaaataaatttTTTTACTCCGTCCATGTAACTTGAAGTGTATTTTATTGCCTCAAAATGTGGTAGCACTTCCTGATACAGTAAAGTTGATCGTAGATTGTAattaacaacagcaaaaaaatatcaatacatTCATTATCCAAATCATCAGAACTTAATCATGTGCTCAGTACAtcccaaacatgttttttccattgaaatatacatttaaaaaaagtaaagaccatgtttgtgtctgttcttCGAGGACATGATATCACTGTTTGGGTGAAGTGTTCCTAATAAGGAATTAACTGTCACACAGACGGGGGTAAATTCAGGTGCCggcagtttgttttcatgctgttgcACTCATTTCAAGACACCATGGAAAAGACTAAAATGCCCATAATACACCATGTTAGAGGAGTAGCACCTTGGACCATACATGTTTGATTAAATTAGCCCTGTGGATCGTAGCTGTCATTGACTTTCATTGGCATTTCATCAGGACATAGCCTTAATGgatgagcaggagagagaaggcTTCATCAAGAAAATCGGCATCTCGGCAGGAAACAGCGACGAAACAGACGAcgatgaagaggaagatgatcCTGAGCACCACAAGTACAACTGCAAGAAATGTCAAGTAAGCTTTGTCCCGACAGACTTCAACACACGCTTTAAAGTCCTTATCTGAACGCACTCATCAACTTGTAATAAAATTCCGAGGGTCGGGTTGAAAAATCTTTTACAgtataaaatattttgtctttccTCAGTTGTCTCGAGCCGAGTGTTGCAGGTCACGTTCACAAACACGTTCAAGGCAAACTATGGCAACAGATGTATAAGACCCATAGAGCTGAGAGCAGATATAACCTGCATCAATATCTTAGTTTGTAGCTAACAACACGAGCCTCCTTCTCCTGTGCCTCCAGCTGTCATTTGCGAAGGGGAAAGAATACCTGAAGCACATCATGGAGCAGCACAAGGAGAGAGGCTACGGCTGCGCCATCTGCAACCGACGCTTCGCACTGAAGGCCACCTACAACGCTCACCTGGTTAtccacagagagcagctgccCGACCCTGCAGTGCAGAAGTAAGAGTGCAGGGGGCAGCACAGAGGCATGATCCAGCTCACAGTGTcgggttgtttgtgtttgtttagacCTGTCCTGTCATGGCTGAGATAATAGAGAAGGATGGAGACAGGAATGTCAGCAGAGCTCTGTTCTGTActgatatatttattattttgtacagTATCTTTTTTGTGCTGAAGAGGAAACTCCATGTTTTTTACTCTGTtaaacacacagatcacagaagAGGAGATTTAAGTGAAGAATTAATTTTAACGCAACATTACGTCCAATTGTTATTGAGATGGTCCTGATCAGGATCTATTAGAGCTCTACCTGAGAGTGGATGGTCTAGTCTGAATCTTTAAAGATTTAGACtaagtgaaactgaaatatGAAGTCAGCTTGCTGCAGTAAAAGTTTactgtaaacatttcaaatctGCTCATCTGTCCTAAAGGTACATCCATCCGTGTGAAATCTGTGGCCGAATCTTCAACAGTATCGGGAACCTGGAAAGACACAAGATCATCCACACTGGTGAGCAACAGTCTGAGCCTCTGTGTAAATGTTGGTCTGATCCTGAaccgttttattttgaagtttccTGGGGTAGATATTTAAACAGAGACACCCAATTGGTCACATGTTGCTTCTATCACCATATGAAAGTGTTCTAAAAagctttttcattcattttgcatgATCattgaacgtgtgtgtgtgtgtgtgtgtgtgtgtgtgtgtgtgtgtgtgtgtgtgtgtgtgtgtgtgtgtgtgtgtgttcattcaggtgtgtgtgtgtgtgtgtgtgtgtgtgtgtgtgtgtgtgtgtgtgtgtgtgtgatcattcAGGGGTGAAGAGCCACAGCTGTGACAAGTGTGGCAAATCATTTGCGAGGAAAGACATGCTGAAGGAGCACCTCAGGGTTCACGACGACATCCGAGACTTCCTGTGCGCAGAGTGCGGGAAAGGTGCGAGTCTCACTGCTGCATCACACTCCTCATGACTGTTGTTTTGTCACTGTGTAAGAATCAACGCGGAGAAGTTAATGTCCGGGTCATTGTCAtgctgaggaaatgttttccTGTGCAGGCATGAAGACCAAACACGCTCTGAGGCACCACATGAAGCTTCACAAGGGCATCAAGGAGTACGAGTGTAAGGCATGCAACCGCAAGTTTGCCCAAAAGGTCAACATGCTGAAACACTacaagagacacacaggtgagtcaaagtgtgtgtgttacagacaCAGGAGCGCTgagtggaaataaaaacaattatgtTTAATATTGGTTCGTTTACTACATGTGCATTTTCACTGTAACTGACACCGACATTGTAAACTTCACATAAATGACTTTGTGtaagtgtcagtgtgtttattcTCATGCCTGCAGGTGTAAAGGACTTCATGTGTGAGCTGTGTGGAAAGACGTTCAGTGAGAGGACGACTCTAGAGACGCACAAGCTCATCCACACAGGCAAGTTTCTCCTGTCAGTTAAAAGCAGGCTGGTTCAGGCAGTTCTGACTGTTATGAGCCAGTTACAAGATGAACATGGGAGCCTGTCATCTGGTCTTTTTTACCCCAGTACGTTCAGAGCCAGAAAAGCGTAGAATGAATCTGCAGCTTGATTTATGCAGCCTGCCGCATACAAAAACACCAAACCACCACTGAGAAAATTAAAGCTGTAAAACTAAAAGTTGAAGTTCTGTTCTCAGGGAACAGAGAAGGAACAATTCATCAACACACAAAGCAAAtgctgcacggtggtgcagtggttagcgctgtcgcctcacagcaagaaggttccgggttcgagtcccggctcggccgtgggatctttctgtgtggagtttgcatgttctccccgtgcaagtgtgggttctctccgggtactgcggcttcctcccacagtccaaagacatgcaaaaatggggactaggctaattggatactctaaattgaccataggtgtggctgtgagtgtgaatggttgtctgtctctatgtgtttgctctgcgatggactggcgacctgtccagggtgtaccccgcctctcgcccgaaaagatgctgggataggctccagcccccctgcgaccctactagaggataagcagtagaaaatgaatgaatgaatgaacaaagcAAATGCATTTAATAATTTCGGTCTGGCAATCTGGCAAGCTAAGGCTAACagagttagctagctaacactAATGAGTTGATTATCTCCATAACTTTGTCTTCCAACACCCTCTTGATTTAAGTGGATATGTTTATAATAACTGTCAGTCATACAAAAAGCAACACGCATCATAATTATTGATTGGTGCCCATGTtataatgaattataaatgttTCTTTAGTGCTTAGTGTTTAgatgtgtgtgattttacaTCTCCTTTAAAGCACTTCTCTAACTaagaacttaaaaaataaaactagcaAGTGGAAGATACATgaagaataaaatgtatttttatcaaCTGCTTGGAGGGTAAAGGAAAAAAGATATTAACATTTGGGAaaaacacatgctcacactcATGTTGAGAGTCAGATGTTCAGATTGACACATCTGTTTTATCTTGTCTGTTTTAACTGGTAtgaaaaccaaagtgtaaaaacttttCGCTTTTACATTTAGGATAGGCTAACTGTTCCCCTGCTTCAGGCCGGATGCTAGGCTAGGCTAACCATGGCCTGTCACCACACGGACGTGAGAGGTGTCAATCTTTTGTCCGTCTTGAAGCTCCATAAAAAAGAGTTTgcaaaagagggaaagaaagaaatttgaaCCCACCATTAATGTGCAGATTGTTGACGTCAGTGACGTCACAGCTGGACTGACCTCGTTTCCCTGTCTCACTGCAGTGGGTAAGACGTGGACATGTGTGACCTGTGATAAGAAGTACCTGACGGAGTACATGCTGCAGAAGCACGTCCACCTGACCCACGAGAAGGTGGAGGCCCAGTCGTGTCACCTCTGCGGGACCAAGGTGTCCACCCGCGCATCCATGAACCGACACCTGCGGCGCAAGCACCCTGAGGTGAGTCCTGTCGGGAAGGGATCCGCGTGTTTTACCACCCAGTTCAGTAGCTAATGTCCGATCCTGAAAGTGGACCAGTCCAACTGTGAGTGTTGTCCTTTACGCCTCCAGGTGGTGTCTGTGAGAATCGACGAGTTCGACGACCTTCAGGAAACTTCGACAATCAATGATTCGTCTATCAGCATAGTGCAGGTTCGATAAAAACTCTTTAATGAAGCAGCACACGGCAATGAAACACACTTCTCAGCTCAGTTTGAATAGCTAATCAATGAATTAGATGCTAGTATGATGTTGATGCCCGGTGATCCCGTGTGTCTTGTCACAATACTCTCAGCTCCCTTGTGGGTCACTTTaatatgtgaatataaaacatgtttagaTCATAACAAGATCTAAGAATACCGACTTCCTGTTTATTCACAGTAAGATCAATGAATCAGACACACTCCTACTGTCTATCACAGCTTTACTGTGACACCTTTTGTACCTGTGTTCATCCTGTTGTttgaccccccaccccccaccccacagcCCACTCTGACCCTTGAAAAAGACGGCGTGTCTCAGGAGAGGCCGAGCCGACCGTTCCGACACCccaagaagaagcagagagtCCCGGCCGAGCCGGAGCTCTCCGAGTCCGACGAGTACGTAGATTTCCCTGAGCCGAGGCACGAGCCCATGGCGGAGTTCAACGCCGTCATCGTCGGTGATGAGACAGAGACGAGCTCTGCTGTGCAGAGTATCCAACAGGTACATATGAGGATTTATACAAAGGTTACTGCTTTATTCTTAAAATAACATGTCCCATATCTTTTTTGAAAGACCAGAAGAAATGAAGACTTTATAAAAGGCAGGTGGCCTCggtaaaaaaaatctcttgcTGAGGAGCAGACTACACGTTGCCGATGGAAAGcagaatgaataaaaatctgCAGAAGCAACGATGagatacatttataaaataatgttATCGCGT
Coding sequences within:
- the prdm15 gene encoding PR domain zinc finger protein 15 — protein: MELFHILTGTTAPTMHSARLVSGPAPFLERIGTRSQDSINEGSPAEKVGIMAEQTPDEFIWCEDCGQYHDSECPELGPLVTVQDSFVLSRARSSLPNSLEIREVADGEEGVFVLRRLVKRTRFGPYEAKRVAHLEREGTFPLKIFQRDGLVVCFDSSSEEDCNWMMLVRPATDHMHQNLTAYQQDDDVYFNTSQDVLPGTELRVWYGAFYAKKMEKPMLKPPLQPPPPPSDVTSSSDKTDTSEQTGAHMPSVAEENNAGNMLSQLDEVKTVSVLPADPLLPHEESLVGPEEEEEEEEEGGPPAAQPGPKRGPGRGRRSKGRRPGATATTSKSKDVKPPVESSEPVASEATAEEEESAPESGPVLKRHKSREHKRVYRCSLCNKVFQNSSNLNRHIRSHGDKLFKCDECDKLFSRKESLKQHISYKHSKNMPDQEYKYKCNTCEKSFRLENALKFHNCRTDDKTFQCDICSRFFSTNSNLSKHKKKHGEKLYSCEICNKMFYRKDVMQEHHRRHGVGPKHMKREELEANGEEGTKYRKEPSPCPICGKVFSCRSNMNKHLLTHGDKKYTCEICGRKFFRVDVLRDHIHVHFKDIALMDEQEREGFIKKIGISAGNSDETDDDEEEDDPEHHKYNCKKCQLSFAKGKEYLKHIMEQHKERGYGCAICNRRFALKATYNAHLVIHREQLPDPAVQKYIHPCEICGRIFNSIGNLERHKIIHTGVKSHSCDKCGKSFARKDMLKEHLRVHDDIRDFLCAECGKGMKTKHALRHHMKLHKGIKEYECKACNRKFAQKVNMLKHYKRHTGVKDFMCELCGKTFSERTTLETHKLIHTVGKTWTCVTCDKKYLTEYMLQKHVHLTHEKVEAQSCHLCGTKVSTRASMNRHLRRKHPEVVSVRIDEFDDLQETSTINDSSISIVQPTLTLEKDGVSQERPSRPFRHPKKKQRVPAEPELSESDEYVDFPEPRHEPMAEFNAVIVGDETETSSAVQSIQQVVVLTDPSAPSASSPNSSVGLTNITVTPITSHAPAQFTSLQPVAVGHLTASDRPLTLDNSILTVTFDTVSGSAMLHNRPAELVPETVGPGGGATPQSVAHFINLTTLVNPMGHQLEAPTLAWRPVSAAEGSQVTPVVEGPQGESQEAQNQGPDPGRPGQSQQPGPQQQSSSAQQMFSY